The proteins below are encoded in one region of Halalkalicoccus jeotgali B3:
- the trpC gene encoding indole-3-glycerol phosphate synthase — translation MNTSEPIAPTVESILAAACEREGGKERLSVEARSFPEAVAEAEKDGRTPVIAEVKPTSPTTKGVREDDPVELAREMVAGGATALSVLTEPEHFGGSPETLRRVREAVDVPVLRKDFLLRGEQLDVVEADLVLLIARFVDDLAGLVSAAKERGFQPLVEVHTAAELGEAIEAGADVVGINNRDLAQLEVDLATFESVASEAPEDVLLVAESGIGSKKDVRRMREAGADALLIGTAIMDGDVRENTREFTTT, via the coding sequence ATGAACACTAGCGAGCCGATCGCGCCGACCGTCGAGTCCATCCTCGCGGCGGCGTGCGAACGCGAAGGGGGCAAAGAGCGCCTCTCGGTCGAGGCCCGATCGTTCCCCGAGGCGGTCGCGGAGGCCGAGAAGGACGGACGAACGCCGGTGATCGCCGAGGTCAAACCGACCAGCCCGACGACCAAGGGCGTCCGCGAGGACGATCCAGTAGAACTGGCCCGGGAGATGGTCGCTGGCGGGGCAACGGCGCTGTCAGTACTCACCGAACCCGAGCATTTCGGGGGATCGCCCGAGACTCTACGGCGGGTTCGTGAGGCGGTGGACGTCCCGGTGCTGCGCAAGGACTTCCTGCTGCGCGGGGAGCAACTCGACGTCGTCGAGGCCGACCTGGTCCTCCTGATCGCCCGGTTCGTCGACGACCTCGCGGGGCTCGTCTCGGCGGCCAAGGAGCGGGGGTTCCAGCCGCTCGTCGAGGTCCACACCGCGGCGGAGCTCGGGGAAGCGATCGAGGCCGGCGCCGACGTCGTCGGGATCAACAACCGGGATCTCGCCCAGCTGGAGGTCGACCTCGCCACCTTCGAATCGGTCGCGAGCGAGGCGCCCGAGGACGTGCTGTTGGTCGCCGAAAGCGGGATCGGCTCGAAAAAGGACGTCCGTCGGATGCGCGAGGCGGGCGCGGACGCGCTGTTGATCGGCACTGCCATCATGGACGGCGACGTACGCGAGAACACGAGGGAGTTCACCACGACATGA
- a CDS encoding 2-amino-3,7-dideoxy-D-threo-hept-6-ulosonate synthase, with amino-acid sequence MTAGFDARLDRIGTDGNYLIVPMDHGITMGAVKGLKDIEGTIDAVTRGGADCVLTQKGIAPRVHPNTNGAGYVVHVNGSTTIGPDENDKRVTCTIEEAIRAGADAVSFHINVGSDYEPKQIEGLAELTGEAERFGIPVLAMAYARGPGIDSADPEALGHAVRLAEELGADVVKTGYSGDAESFQHVVESTRLPVVIAGGARGTDRATLEKVRGAVDAGGAGISMGRSIFQHDDPEAITRAVSAVIHEDASAEEAIEEAGLAVEA; translated from the coding sequence ATGACCGCGGGATTCGACGCACGACTCGACAGGATCGGCACCGACGGGAACTACCTCATCGTCCCGATGGACCACGGGATCACCATGGGCGCGGTGAAGGGCCTAAAGGACATCGAGGGGACGATCGACGCCGTAACTCGGGGCGGGGCCGACTGTGTACTCACCCAGAAGGGGATCGCCCCGCGGGTCCACCCCAACACCAACGGCGCGGGCTACGTCGTCCACGTCAACGGCTCGACCACCATCGGCCCCGACGAGAACGACAAGCGGGTGACCTGCACCATCGAGGAGGCGATCCGCGCGGGCGCGGACGCCGTCTCGTTCCATATCAACGTCGGCTCCGACTACGAGCCGAAACAGATCGAGGGACTCGCGGAGTTGACCGGGGAGGCAGAACGCTTTGGCATCCCCGTACTGGCGATGGCCTACGCGCGCGGGCCAGGGATCGACAGCGCCGACCCCGAGGCGCTGGGCCACGCGGTTCGGCTGGCGGAGGAACTTGGTGCGGACGTCGTCAAGACGGGCTACTCGGGCGACGCCGAGAGCTTCCAGCACGTCGTCGAATCGACCCGACTGCCCGTCGTGATCGCCGGCGGCGCGCGCGGGACCGACCGGGCGACCCTGGAGAAGGTCCGCGGGGCGGTCGACGCCGGCGGCGCGGGCATCTCGATGGGCCGGTCGATCTTCCAGCACGACGACCCCGAGGCGATCACCAGAGCGGTGTCGGCGGTCATCCACGAGGACGCGAGCGCCGAGGAGGCCATCGAGGAGGCGGGGCTCGCGGTCGAAGCCTGA
- a CDS encoding SDR family NAD(P)-dependent oxidoreductase translates to MGDVHFDFADETVIVTGGSSGIGRAIALGFGNAGATVIVADQREEPKDPDAQLPTHEAIEESGGEAEFVETDVADPEQVRSVVEAARDYGGVDVMANNAGVFVGGSFVDYDSKDLDTGYEVNVRGMFVGTQAAASDMIERGVEGSIVNTASISSNLAQHGQVAYDTTKGALRMLTRGAALELASEGIRVNATAPGQIATEFTENGTESTQERAGDGEFLKPIPMGRAGFPEDVADATLYLASDAAGYTTGELLSVDGGWQIA, encoded by the coding sequence ATGGGCGACGTACACTTCGACTTCGCCGACGAGACGGTGATCGTTACAGGAGGGTCCTCGGGTATCGGCCGGGCGATCGCGCTCGGGTTCGGAAACGCGGGGGCGACCGTGATCGTCGCGGATCAGCGCGAAGAACCGAAGGACCCCGACGCACAGCTCCCGACCCACGAAGCCATTGAGGAATCGGGAGGGGAAGCCGAGTTCGTCGAGACTGACGTCGCCGACCCCGAGCAGGTGCGCTCGGTGGTCGAGGCTGCACGCGATTATGGCGGCGTGGACGTGATGGCCAACAACGCCGGCGTGTTCGTCGGCGGCTCCTTCGTTGACTACGACTCGAAGGATCTGGATACGGGCTACGAGGTCAACGTCCGAGGAATGTTCGTCGGCACGCAGGCCGCCGCAAGCGACATGATCGAGCGCGGAGTCGAGGGTTCGATCGTCAACACCGCCTCGATCAGTTCGAACCTCGCCCAGCACGGCCAGGTCGCCTACGACACGACCAAGGGCGCACTGCGGATGCTCACACGGGGCGCAGCGCTCGAACTCGCTTCCGAGGGGATCAGGGTCAACGCCACCGCGCCGGGGCAGATCGCCACCGAGTTCACCGAGAACGGCACCGAGAGCACGCAGGAACGCGCCGGCGACGGGGAGTTCTTGAAACCGATCCCAATGGGGCGGGCGGGCTTTCCCGAGGACGTCGCCGACGCCACGCTCTATCTCGCGAGCGACGCCGCCGGCTACACGACCGGCGAGTTGCTCTCGGTCGACGGTGGCTGGCAGATCGCATAG
- the trpB gene encoding tryptophan synthase subunit beta, with product MSQSKFGRYGGQYVPEALMPAIEELEDAYQRYILENEDGFMDDFRTRLRDFGGRPTPLQHAEALSARYDREVYLKREDLLHGGAHKLNNALGQALLAKYMGKERIIAETGAGQHGTATAMACAHLGLDCEIYMGERDINRQRPNVFRMRLNGAAVNPVTTGRGTLKEAISETMRDWATSVEDTHYVIGSVVGPHPFPRMVRDFQAVISEEARGQVIEKTGGLPDSVLACAGGGSNTMGAFHQFVGEEGVELYAVEAGGSSLEVDEDGGVAPNSASLSTGSEGVLHGARTKLLQDSDGQIMESHSVSSGLDYAGVGPELAYLVDEGRVTPVNVDDDGALESFHRLSQLEGIIPALETAHAFAFLEEEYETLGEVVIVNVSGRGDKDLESVIEETAERDIENAPEMDVFRGGL from the coding sequence ATGAGCCAGAGCAAGTTCGGACGCTACGGCGGCCAGTACGTACCCGAGGCGCTGATGCCCGCGATCGAGGAACTGGAGGACGCATATCAGAGGTATATCCTCGAGAACGAGGACGGGTTCATGGACGACTTCCGCACCCGGCTGCGCGATTTCGGGGGGCGGCCCACGCCGCTCCAGCACGCGGAGGCCCTCTCCGCGCGCTACGACCGGGAGGTGTATCTCAAGCGCGAGGACCTCCTTCATGGGGGTGCGCACAAGCTGAACAACGCGCTGGGCCAGGCCCTACTGGCGAAGTACATGGGCAAAGAACGGATCATCGCCGAGACCGGCGCCGGGCAACACGGCACCGCCACCGCGATGGCGTGTGCTCACTTGGGGCTCGACTGTGAGATCTACATGGGCGAGCGCGATATTAACCGCCAGCGACCCAACGTCTTCCGGATGCGCCTCAACGGTGCCGCGGTCAACCCCGTGACGACGGGCCGGGGAACGCTCAAGGAGGCGATCAGCGAGACGATGCGCGACTGGGCTACCTCGGTCGAGGACACCCACTACGTGATCGGCAGCGTGGTCGGCCCGCATCCGTTCCCGCGAATGGTCCGGGACTTTCAGGCGGTGATCAGCGAGGAGGCCCGCGGGCAGGTGATCGAGAAGACCGGGGGACTCCCAGACAGCGTGCTCGCGTGTGCAGGCGGGGGCTCGAACACGATGGGGGCGTTCCACCAGTTCGTCGGCGAGGAGGGGGTGGAACTGTACGCCGTCGAGGCCGGCGGGAGTAGTTTAGAGGTCGACGAGGACGGTGGCGTCGCGCCCAACTCCGCGTCGCTTTCGACTGGCTCGGAGGGAGTCCTCCACGGCGCACGAACCAAACTGCTTCAGGATTCCGACGGTCAGATCATGGAATCCCATTCCGTTTCCTCGGGGCTCGATTACGCCGGGGTGGGTCCGGAACTCGCCTACCTCGTCGACGAGGGTCGGGTCACGCCGGTGAACGTCGACGACGACGGGGCCCTAGAGAGCTTTCATCGCCTCTCACAGCTGGAGGGGATCATCCCCGCACTGGAGACGGCCCACGCCTTCGCCTTCCTCGAAGAGGAGTACGAGACCCTCGGCGAGGTCGTGATCGTCAACGTCTCCGGGCGGGGCGATAAGGACCTCGAATCGGTGATCGAAGAAACCGCGGAACGCGACATCGAGAACGCGCCCGAAATGGACGTGTTCCGGGGTGGACTATGA
- a CDS encoding MGMT family protein, protein MDESETGIYAREVGDVGVVQIGIASGRVISLSIPDAPSEEATREHALLDRIEDYIDGEPDDFEDVPIALTVPTDHRAVLERVCEIPYGETTDVASLARRTPGFDEDDENAVRTALEANPVPILIPSHRIVDGPDVLPGGLDRGLRAIEAGG, encoded by the coding sequence ATGGACGAAAGCGAGACAGGGATCTACGCCCGCGAGGTCGGTGACGTGGGGGTCGTACAGATCGGGATCGCCTCCGGTCGGGTGATTAGCCTCTCGATACCCGACGCCCCCTCCGAGGAGGCGACGCGAGAGCACGCGCTACTCGATCGGATCGAGGACTACATTGACGGCGAACCCGATGACTTCGAGGACGTCCCGATCGCGCTCACCGTCCCGACCGACCACCGGGCGGTCCTCGAACGGGTGTGCGAGATACCGTACGGCGAAACGACCGACGTGGCGAGCCTCGCCCGACGAACGCCGGGGTTCGACGAGGACGACGAGAACGCCGTCAGAACCGCACTGGAGGCGAACCCCGTTCCGATCCTGATTCCGAGCCACCGGATCGTCGACGGACCCGACGTTCTCCCCGGCGGTCTCGACCGCGGACTCCGAGCGATCGAAGCGGGCGGTTAG
- the lonB gene encoding ATP-dependent protease LonB, which translates to MSNERDTEDRPVDGASESSDHDPGPDDVEEESTPEDSGGGFGSDVDVEFDAEISEDDDDLLGGLRVESTEDIKVPEKLVDQVIGQDHAQEIVRKAAKQRRHILMIGSPGTGKSMLAKAMTQLLPNEDLQDVLIYHNPDDGNEPKVRTVPAGKGDQIVDAHKEEARKRNTMRTILMWLIIIVILGYSLFIGNILLGIIAAAIIYLAFKYANRGSDAMIPNLLINNADRTTAPFEDVTGAHAGALLGDVRHDPFQSGGMETPSHDRVEAGGIHKSHRGVLFIDEINTLDVRSQQHLMTAIQEGEFSITGQSERSSGAMVQTEPVPCDFIMVAAGNRDALENMHPALRSRIKGYGYEVFMDDTIEDTPEMRRKYARFVAQEVENDGRLPHFTREAVEEVILEAKRRSGRKGHLTLLFRSLGGLVRVAGDIARAEDAEFTTRDHVLQAKKRSRSIEQQLADTYIERYSDYDMTMNEGGVVGRVNGLAVMGDDSGIVKPIMAEVTQGHGEVIATGKLQEIAQESVQNVSAIIKKFTNQDINELDVHIQFLQSYEGVEGDSASISIATAVISALEEIPIAQDVAMTGSLSVRGDVLPVGGVTHKIEAAAKAGIDTVIIPKSNEQDVMIEDEYEEQVEVVPVSHISEVLEIALVGEPEKDGLVDRLKNITTALERDRQVPSGSPTPQ; encoded by the coding sequence ATGAGCAACGAGAGAGACACCGAAGATCGCCCCGTAGACGGGGCGAGCGAGTCGTCGGACCACGACCCCGGGCCCGACGACGTCGAGGAGGAGTCCACGCCCGAGGACTCGGGTGGCGGGTTCGGCAGCGACGTCGATGTCGAGTTCGACGCCGAGATCTCCGAGGACGACGACGACTTGCTGGGTGGGTTGCGAGTCGAGTCGACCGAGGACATCAAGGTCCCCGAAAAGCTGGTCGATCAGGTGATCGGCCAAGATCACGCCCAGGAGATCGTCCGCAAGGCCGCCAAACAGCGCCGACACATCCTGATGATCGGCTCGCCCGGGACGGGCAAGTCGATGCTGGCGAAAGCGATGACCCAGCTCCTCCCGAACGAGGACCTCCAGGACGTCCTGATCTACCACAATCCCGACGACGGCAACGAGCCGAAGGTCAGGACAGTGCCCGCCGGAAAGGGCGATCAGATCGTCGACGCCCACAAGGAGGAAGCCCGCAAGCGAAACACGATGCGGACGATCCTCATGTGGCTGATCATCATCGTCATTCTCGGATATTCGCTGTTCATCGGGAACATCCTGCTTGGGATCATCGCCGCCGCGATCATTTACCTCGCGTTCAAGTACGCGAACCGCGGCAGCGACGCGATGATCCCGAACCTCCTGATCAACAACGCCGACCGCACCACCGCGCCCTTCGAGGACGTAACGGGTGCCCACGCCGGCGCACTGCTGGGCGACGTCCGTCACGACCCGTTCCAGTCGGGCGGGATGGAGACGCCGAGTCACGATCGCGTGGAAGCGGGTGGGATCCACAAGTCCCACCGCGGCGTGCTGTTCATCGACGAGATCAACACGCTCGACGTCCGCAGCCAGCAACACCTGATGACCGCGATCCAGGAGGGCGAGTTCTCCATTACTGGCCAGTCCGAGCGCTCCTCGGGTGCGATGGTCCAGACCGAGCCGGTCCCGTGTGACTTCATCATGGTCGCAGCCGGGAACCGCGACGCACTGGAGAACATGCATCCTGCACTGCGGTCGCGGATCAAGGGCTACGGCTACGAGGTGTTCATGGACGACACCATCGAGGACACCCCCGAGATGCGCCGCAAATATGCGAGGTTCGTCGCCCAAGAGGTCGAAAACGACGGGCGGCTGCCCCACTTCACGCGCGAGGCCGTCGAGGAGGTCATCCTCGAGGCCAAGCGCCGGTCGGGGCGCAAGGGTCACCTGACGCTTCTCTTTCGGAGCCTCGGCGGGCTGGTTCGGGTCGCAGGCGACATCGCCCGGGCGGAGGACGCGGAGTTCACCACCCGTGATCACGTCCTGCAGGCGAAGAAACGCTCGCGCTCGATCGAACAGCAACTCGCCGACACGTACATCGAGCGCTACAGCGACTACGACATGACGATGAACGAGGGCGGCGTCGTCGGCCGCGTCAACGGCCTTGCGGTGATGGGCGACGACAGCGGCATCGTCAAGCCGATCATGGCCGAGGTCACCCAGGGCCACGGCGAGGTCATCGCGACCGGGAAGCTCCAGGAGATCGCCCAGGAGTCGGTTCAGAACGTCTCGGCGATCATCAAGAAGTTCACCAACCAGGACATCAACGAACTGGACGTTCACATCCAGTTCCTCCAGAGCTACGAGGGCGTCGAGGGCGACTCGGCGTCGATCTCGATCGCCACAGCAGTGATCAGCGCTTTGGAGGAAATCCCGATCGCCCAGGACGTCGCGATGACCGGCTCGCTGTCGGTCCGGGGCGACGTCCTGCCCGTCGGCGGCGTCACCCACAAGATCGAGGCCGCCGCGAAGGCCGGTATCGATACGGTGATCATTCCCAAATCCAACGAACAGGACGTGATGATCGAGGACGAATACGAAGAACAGGTCGAGGTCGTCCCCGTCAGCCACATCAGCGAGGTGCTCGAGATCGCACTGGTCGGCGAACCCGAAAAGGACGGGCTGGTCGACCGCCTGAAGAACATCACGACCGCGCTCGAACGGGATCGGCAGGTCCCGAGCGGCTCGCCGACGCCGCAGTAG
- the trpA gene encoding tryptophan synthase subunit alpha, whose product MSGSRIDEALRGEPAFIPYLAAGDPDVESTKEYVRALVRGGADIVELGLPFSEPIAEGSTIQNAIVRSLDGGMTPDAYFDLVEDLDVEVPIVCMTYYNLIYRYGSEEGPESFVRRAAEAGIDGFVVPDLPAEESDPLREACDSYGLDLVFIVAPTTRGDRLKRIMDQVSGYVYVQARLGTTGARTDVSEQTDMSLGRLEEWDVPKAVGFGISEREHAERIVAGGADGIIVGSALVDIVAEGDTDDGTVAERLERKARELKEGALAGAESRPQPERP is encoded by the coding sequence ATGAGCGGGAGTCGCATCGACGAGGCCCTGCGGGGGGAACCGGCGTTCATCCCGTATCTCGCTGCGGGCGACCCGGACGTCGAATCGACCAAAGAGTACGTCCGCGCGCTGGTCCGGGGCGGGGCCGATATCGTCGAACTGGGGCTTCCCTTCTCGGAACCGATCGCCGAGGGCTCGACAATCCAGAACGCGATCGTCCGGTCGCTGGACGGCGGGATGACTCCCGACGCCTACTTCGATCTGGTCGAGGATCTGGACGTGGAGGTGCCGATCGTCTGCATGACCTACTACAACCTGATCTATCGGTATGGTTCGGAGGAAGGGCCCGAGTCGTTCGTGCGCCGGGCCGCGGAGGCCGGGATCGACGGCTTCGTCGTCCCCGACCTGCCCGCCGAGGAATCGGACCCGCTCCGGGAGGCCTGTGATTCCTATGGGTTAGACCTGGTCTTCATCGTCGCGCCGACGACGCGCGGCGACCGCCTGAAACGGATCATGGACCAGGTCTCGGGCTACGTCTACGTCCAAGCGCGCCTCGGGACCACGGGTGCACGGACCGACGTGAGCGAGCAGACCGACATGAGCCTCGGACGGCTAGAAGAGTGGGACGTTCCGAAGGCCGTGGGCTTCGGGATCAGCGAGCGTGAACACGCAGAACGCATCGTCGCGGGCGGGGCCGACGGGATCATCGTTGGGAGCGCGCTCGTCGATATAGTAGCCGAGGGCGATACGGACGACGGAACGGTCGCCGAGCGCCTTGAACGAAAAGCGAGGGAACTGAAGGAAGGCGCACTCGCGGGTGCGGAAAGCCGGCCGCAACCGGAACGTCCATAA
- a CDS encoding ArsA family ATPase, with protein MTEHVLYGGKGGVGKTTMAAATGLASAKRGERTLVVSTDPAHSLSDSFELALDGEPSAVRENLFAVEIDPESRADRYQSIVSAIASDLRAVGISLSEDEVERLFGSGIPAGGDEAAALDVLAEYVDSGDWGRIVFDTAPTGHTLRLLELPDVLDAALETTDSVRGQLHRMATSTRSMLMGPAAYFGREGGEDELAELKARMERAREVLRDPERTAFRAVLIPERMAIAETERLVERLHEVEMPVETLVVNKVLEDVDEGCSRCRTRRDQHRKRLAEIHETFPAFEIVTVPDETGEVHGVESLERIAERLEL; from the coding sequence GTGACAGAACACGTCCTCTACGGCGGGAAGGGCGGGGTGGGAAAGACGACGATGGCCGCCGCGACCGGGCTGGCATCCGCAAAGCGCGGCGAGCGCACCCTCGTCGTCTCGACGGACCCGGCCCACTCGCTTTCGGACTCGTTCGAACTCGCCCTCGACGGGGAGCCGAGCGCCGTTCGAGAGAACCTCTTCGCGGTCGAGATCGACCCCGAGAGCCGCGCGGACCGCTACCAGTCGATCGTCTCGGCGATCGCGAGCGATCTCCGGGCCGTGGGGATCAGCCTCTCGGAGGACGAGGTCGAGCGCCTGTTCGGCTCGGGCATTCCTGCGGGAGGTGATGAGGCCGCCGCCCTCGACGTGCTCGCCGAGTACGTCGACTCGGGCGACTGGGGCCGGATCGTCTTCGATACCGCGCCGACGGGGCATACCCTTCGGCTGCTCGAACTGCCCGACGTGCTCGACGCCGCGCTCGAAACCACCGACTCCGTGCGGGGCCAGCTCCACCGGATGGCGACCTCGACCCGGAGCATGCTGATGGGCCCCGCCGCCTACTTCGGGCGCGAGGGCGGCGAGGACGAACTCGCCGAACTGAAAGCGCGAATGGAGCGCGCCCGCGAGGTGCTTCGGGACCCCGAGCGCACGGCGTTTCGCGCCGTCCTCATCCCCGAGCGCATGGCGATCGCCGAGACCGAGCGCTTAGTCGAGCGCCTGCACGAGGTCGAGATGCCCGTCGAGACGCTCGTCGTGAACAAGGTCCTAGAGGACGTCGACGAGGGCTGTTCGCGCTGTCGCACTCGGCGCGACCAGCACCGAAAGCGCCTCGCGGAGATCCACGAGACGTTCCCGGCGTTCGAGATCGTGACTGTCCCCGACGAGACCGGCGAGGTCCACGGAGTCGAGTCCTTGGAGCGGATCGCTGAACGGTTGGAATTATAG
- a CDS encoding sulfite oxidase, producing the protein MPRELRPGGEPPLDEEFPNLAVLSKSPENAEVASRSDLDGLLTPAGTHYIRNHYPTPETDAAGWEISLTGLVDGSGETGPDAEGPTVGFEELREDYPTESVVHTMECSGNGRASFEPDAEGHQWTDGAVSTAVWTGTPVRALLEEYGATDEGWVAVVGGDAPEGEEVFCRSLPIGKVREDCVLAYEMNGGPLPPDHGHPVRLLVPGWFGNNSVKWVDRIHVADSMPTGEEWEGYTKYQQLEYRLRFDDDDEPEELDSVETTDTDEQMAAEEPRHAYFFDQLPKSLITAPTDGTSLSADETVEIRGLAWAGETPVERVGLSVDGGETWTDTDLGEPALGRYAWRRFRTEWYPEAGEYRLLARATDAKGRTQPARIADPDPEQTGIAGDAYPWNTQGYGNNAHEPLGVSVRVGLDGV; encoded by the coding sequence ATGCCGCGCGAACTCCGTCCCGGTGGAGAGCCACCGCTCGACGAAGAGTTTCCGAACCTCGCAGTCCTCTCGAAATCGCCCGAGAACGCCGAGGTCGCATCCCGATCGGACCTCGACGGGCTGTTGACGCCCGCGGGGACCCACTACATCCGCAACCACTACCCGACCCCCGAGACCGACGCCGCGGGGTGGGAGATATCGTTAACGGGACTGGTCGACGGAAGCGGGGAGACGGGACCGGACGCCGAGGGCCCCACCGTCGGGTTCGAGGAGCTGCGCGAGGACTATCCTACGGAATCGGTCGTCCACACCATGGAGTGTTCGGGCAACGGGCGGGCCTCCTTCGAACCGGACGCGGAGGGCCATCAGTGGACCGACGGGGCGGTGAGCACCGCCGTCTGGACAGGCACGCCCGTGCGGGCGCTGCTGGAGGAGTACGGGGCGACCGACGAGGGCTGGGTTGCGGTCGTGGGCGGGGACGCCCCCGAGGGCGAGGAGGTCTTCTGTCGGTCCCTGCCGATAGGGAAAGTGAGGGAGGACTGCGTGCTCGCCTACGAGATGAACGGCGGGCCGCTGCCGCCCGATCACGGCCATCCGGTGCGCCTGCTGGTGCCGGGCTGGTTCGGCAACAACAGCGTCAAGTGGGTCGACCGGATCCACGTGGCCGATTCGATGCCCACGGGCGAGGAGTGGGAAGGGTATACCAAATACCAGCAGCTGGAGTACCGTCTGCGCTTCGACGACGATGACGAGCCCGAAGAACTCGACTCGGTCGAGACGACGGACACCGACGAGCAGATGGCGGCCGAGGAGCCACGCCACGCCTACTTCTTCGACCAACTCCCAAAGTCGCTGATCACCGCCCCCACCGACGGCACGAGCCTGTCGGCCGACGAGACCGTCGAGATCCGGGGGCTAGCGTGGGCCGGCGAGACCCCCGTCGAGCGCGTCGGGCTCTCCGTCGACGGCGGCGAGACGTGGACCGACACGGACCTCGGGGAGCCGGCGCTGGGCCGGTACGCCTGGCGGCGCTTCCGGACCGAGTGGTACCCCGAGGCGGGCGAGTACCGCCTGCTCGCGCGGGCGACCGACGCGAAGGGGCGAACCCAGCCGGCGCGGATCGCCGACCCCGACCCCGAGCAGACTGGGATCGCCGGGGACGCCTACCCGTGGAACACCCAGGGCTACGGCAACAACGCCCACGAGCCGCTGGGGGTCTCGGTGCGCGTCGGGCTCGACGGCGTGTGA
- a CDS encoding CPBP family intramembrane glutamic endopeptidase, whose translation MPEWATFVGLSGVVTGLLLALSRTSQSTLEEPDPDVELTSGLMLANVALSQGLFLCLLLVAAWYTQIPLEALGIGTSTARTTLSVGVGLGVVLYLASELGGATAERLGGEYDEGLRELLAPGSAGGWVVLLGVVLPVIAVFEEFLFRGVLIGVVWAGYGVSPWLLAVPSSVLFAAGHSAQGITGVLVTGLLGLALAVAFVLTESLLAVVLAHYLVNALEFVIHEGLGVEWT comes from the coding sequence GTGCCCGAGTGGGCGACGTTCGTCGGACTGTCGGGCGTCGTCACCGGTTTACTTCTCGCGCTGTCGCGAACGTCCCAGTCGACACTCGAAGAGCCCGACCCCGATGTCGAACTCACGAGCGGACTCATGCTGGCGAACGTCGCGCTCTCACAGGGACTCTTTCTGTGTCTGTTGCTCGTGGCCGCTTGGTACACGCAGATACCACTCGAAGCACTCGGTATCGGGACGAGCACGGCGAGGACGACGCTTTCGGTCGGTGTGGGACTCGGGGTCGTCCTCTATCTGGCGTCGGAACTCGGTGGCGCGACGGCCGAGCGACTGGGAGGCGAGTACGACGAGGGGTTGCGCGAACTGCTGGCACCCGGTTCGGCCGGCGGGTGGGTCGTCCTGCTCGGGGTCGTCCTCCCGGTGATCGCCGTCTTCGAGGAGTTCCTGTTTCGGGGCGTGCTGATCGGCGTCGTCTGGGCTGGCTACGGCGTCTCGCCGTGGCTGCTTGCCGTTCCGTCTTCGGTCCTCTTTGCGGCCGGTCACAGCGCACAGGGAATCACGGGTGTCCTCGTTACGGGACTGCTGGGGCTCGCCCTCGCGGTGGCGTTCGTCCTCACGGAGAGCCTTCTAGCCGTGGTCCTCGCCCACTACCTCGTGAACGCCCTCGAATTCGTGATTCACGAAGGGCTCGGCGTCGAGTGGACCTAA